In a genomic window of Melopsittacus undulatus isolate bMelUnd1 chromosome 1, bMelUnd1.mat.Z, whole genome shotgun sequence:
- the YTHDF3 gene encoding YTH domain-containing family protein 3: MSATSVDQRPKGQGNKVSVQNGSIHQKDAVNDDDFEPYLSSQTNQSNSYPPMSDPYMPSYYAPSIGFPYSLGEAAWSTAGDPPMPYLTTYGQMSNGEHHYIPDGVFSQPGALGNTPPFLGQHGFNFFPGNADFSTWGTSGSQGQSTQSSAYSSSYGYPPSSLGRAIADGQAGFGSDTLSKVPGISSIEQGMTGLKIGGDMTAAVTKTVGSALSSTGMTSIAANSVPPVSSSAPKPTSWAAIARKPAKPQPKLKPKGNVGIGGPAVPPPPIKHNMNIGTWDDKGSVVKAPPAQPVLPPQTIIQQPQPLIQPPPLVQSQLPQQQPQPQQPQQQQGPQQQAQPHQLQQQQLQNRWVAPRNRGVGFSQNNGAGSENFGLGVVSVSSSPSGVEVHPVLEKLKAINNYNPKDFDWNLKNGRVFIIKSYSEDDIHRSIKYSIWCSTEHGNKRLDAAYRSLNGKGPLYLLFSVNGSGHFCGVAEMKSVVDYNAYAGVWSQDKWKGKFDVKWIFVKDVPNNQLRHIRLENNDNKPVTNSRDTQEVPLEKAKQVLKIIATFKHTTSIFDDFAHYEKRQEEEEAMRRERNRNKQ; the protein is encoded by the exons AGACCTAAAGGACAGGGAAATAAAG TTTCAGTACAAAACGGTTCGATTCATCAAAAGGATGCAGTAAATGATGATGATTTTGAGCCATATCTAAGTAGTCAGACAAATCAG agtaACAGCTATCCACCAATGTCAGACCCATATATGCCTAGTTATTATGCTCCATCGATTGGATTTCCATACTCTTTAGGCGAAGCAGCATGGTCAACTGCAGGTGACCCTCCAATGCCATACTTGACAACTTATGGACAGATGAGTAATGGTGAACATCATTACATACCCGACGGTGTATTTAGTCAACCTGGGGCATTAGGAAATACCCCTCCATTTCTCGGGCAGcatggatttaatttttttcctgggaaTGCAGACTTCTCTACATGGGGGACAAGTGGATCTCAGGGACAATCAACGCAAAGCTCTGCTTACAGCAGCAGCTATGGCTATCCGCCTAGTTCTCTTGGGAGAGCCATAGCAGATGGACAGGCTGGATTTGGCAGTGATACTCTGAGCAAGGTGCCTGGGATTAGCAGCATTGAGCAAGGCATGACTGGACTGAAAATTGGTGGAGATATGACGGCTGCTGTGACAAAAACTGTAGGATCAGCTCTTAGCAGTACAGGTATGACAAGCATTGCAGCAAACAGCGTGCCCCCAGTTAGCAGTTCAGCACCTAAACCAACCTCATGGGCTGCCATTGCAAGGAAGCCTGCTAAACCTCAGCCGAAGCTGAAGCCTAAAGGTAATGTGGGCATTGGGGGCCCTGCTGTACCGCCACCACCTATAAAACACAACATGAATATTGGAACTTGGGATGACAAAGGGTCAGTAGTAAAAGCACCCCCAGCCCAACCAGTACTGCCTCCTCAGACTATAATCCAGCAGCCTCAGCCATTAATTCAACCACCACCACTGGTGCAAAGCCAACTGCCTCAACAGCAGCCTCAGCCACAGCAACCACAGCAGCAACAAGGACCTCAGCAGCAGGCCCAGCCTCACCAGttgcagcagcaacagctgcaAAACCGCTGGGTAGCTCCTCGTAATAGGGGTGTTGGCTTCAGCCAGAATAATGGAGCTGGTAGTGAGAACTTTGGTTTAGGTGTTGTATCCGTCAGTTCCTCACCTTCTGGTGTGGAAGTGCACCCAGTGCTGGAGAAACTAAAGGCCATAAACAACTACAATCCCAAAGACTTCGATTGGAATCTGAAGAATGGACGTGTGTTTATAATCAAAAGTTATTCAGAGGACGATATTCATCGCTCCATTAAGTACTCTATCTGGTGTAGTACTGAGCATGGTAATAAGCGCTTGGATGCTGCTTACCGTTCCCTGAATGGAAAAGGCCCACTGTATTTACTCTTCAGTGTGAATGGCAGTGGACACTTTTGTGGGGTGGCTGAGATGAAGTCTGTTGTGGACTACAATGCATATGCTGGTGTCTGGTCTCAGGATAAGTGGAAGGGGAAGTTTGATGTCAAATGGATCTTTGTCAAGGACGTTCCCAATAACCAACTGCGGCATATTCGCTTGGAAAACAATGACAACAAACCAGTTACCAATTCGAGGGACACTCAAGAGGTACCCCTAGAAAAAGCCAAGCAAGTGCTTAAAATAATTGCTACTTTCAAGCATACCACCTCAATCTTTGATGACTTTGCACATTATGAGAAGCGtcaagaggaggaggaagccatGCGTAGG gagagaaatagaaacaaacaaTAA